In one Dermatophilaceae bacterium Sec6.4 genomic region, the following are encoded:
- a CDS encoding 4a-hydroxytetrahydrobiopterin dehydratase, translating into MAEMNPPPGRLSGDQISEMDLPDWRSIHEALESRFDTGDFVRGLKLVADIGQVAEELNHHPDLDLRYSHLNVRLMSHDVTAKTWRDVELARRISALAAAMGVSADPLAVSRLEVGLDTWDADEIRPFWLAVLGLRTHPRFTDDLVDANGNLATLWFQHCDAHDEPTQRYHLDLRVPPEVADVRIEAGLAAGGTLVSEEKKPRFVVLADPQGNKVCVCTQIGRSD; encoded by the coding sequence ATGGCCGAGATGAATCCCCCGCCGGGCCGCCTCAGCGGCGACCAGATCTCCGAGATGGACCTGCCCGACTGGCGCTCGATTCATGAGGCGCTGGAGTCTCGTTTCGACACCGGTGACTTCGTTCGTGGCCTGAAACTCGTGGCGGACATCGGCCAGGTAGCCGAAGAACTCAACCATCATCCGGACCTCGACCTGCGATACAGCCACCTCAACGTCCGGCTGATGAGTCACGACGTAACAGCCAAGACCTGGCGCGATGTGGAACTCGCCCGGAGGATCTCTGCGCTGGCTGCGGCCATGGGCGTGAGCGCTGACCCGCTGGCGGTGTCTCGGCTGGAGGTTGGCCTGGACACCTGGGATGCCGATGAGATCAGGCCGTTCTGGTTGGCGGTGCTCGGTCTGCGTACGCACCCGCGATTCACCGATGACCTGGTCGACGCGAACGGCAATCTCGCGACGCTGTGGTTTCAGCACTGCGACGCCCACGACGAGCCAACCCAGCGGTACCACCTCGACCTGCGGGTGCCGCCTGAGGTTGCCGATGTGCGGATCGAGGCCGGCCTCGCCGCAGGCGGAACGCTGGTATCGGAAGAGAAGAAGCCACGCTTCGTCGTGCTGGCCGACCCGCAGGGCAACAAGGTCTGTGTCTGCACCCAGATCGGTCGTAGCGACTGA
- a CDS encoding alpha/beta hydrolase, whose translation MSDSETYAQVGDIKVRYERHDGPVDGPTFLLVHGLGGSLDNWASVVPLLTHRGSVVSLDLGGFGKTQVAPHRAAVSENLKLLHAFARQVIDGPVVLAGNSMGGLLSAQLAARDPQLVSGAVLIDPAIPAVFRGYPHREVIRGFAMTTLPGLSRIAARRLAASTVRQEVERTIAMVTSRFDNVDPAVIDRHVELSEYRLRNIRGAGPSFEAAARSLLAMLTQRKRYYSVVGRIQVPVLLLHGDRDKLVNVRCARALAKRNSSWTYIEGAGIGHTPMLDFPAWTAEQMLTWTDAKLGELRHTSKAPKTHP comes from the coding sequence GTGAGCGACAGCGAAACCTATGCCCAGGTCGGCGATATCAAGGTCCGGTACGAGCGGCATGACGGCCCGGTGGACGGCCCGACGTTCCTGCTCGTGCACGGCCTGGGCGGCTCCCTGGACAACTGGGCCTCGGTCGTGCCGCTGCTGACGCATCGCGGCAGTGTCGTGAGTCTCGACCTGGGTGGCTTCGGGAAGACCCAGGTCGCGCCTCATCGGGCGGCTGTATCGGAGAATCTGAAGTTGCTGCACGCGTTCGCCCGGCAGGTCATCGACGGCCCGGTCGTGCTGGCCGGTAACTCGATGGGCGGCCTGTTGAGCGCTCAGTTGGCCGCCCGGGATCCGCAGCTGGTGAGCGGCGCCGTGTTGATCGACCCGGCCATCCCGGCGGTCTTCCGCGGGTACCCGCATCGCGAGGTGATCCGCGGTTTCGCGATGACGACGCTGCCGGGCCTGTCCCGCATCGCCGCGCGCCGCCTCGCCGCAAGCACCGTGCGGCAGGAGGTCGAGCGCACCATCGCCATGGTCACCTCCCGATTCGACAACGTCGATCCTGCGGTGATCGACCGGCACGTGGAGCTCTCGGAGTACCGCCTGCGCAACATTCGCGGCGCCGGACCCAGTTTCGAAGCGGCAGCGCGCTCGTTGTTGGCGATGCTGACCCAGCGCAAGCGGTACTACAGCGTCGTCGGCCGGATCCAGGTGCCGGTGCTGCTGCTGCACGGAGACCGCGACAAGCTGGTCAACGTGCGATGCGCCAGGGCGCTGGCCAAACGCAACTCCTCCTGGACATACATCGAGGGGGCCGGAATCGGCCATACACCGATGTTGGATTTCCCCGCGTGGACTGCCGAACAGATGCTCACCTGGACCGACGCGAAACTCGGCGAGCTACGCCACACGTCGAAGGCTCCGAAGACACATCCGTAG
- a CDS encoding FAD-binding dehydrogenase, translating to MDADVIVVGAGLAGLVAAGELVAAGKRVAVVEQENAANLGGQAWWSFGGLFLVDTPEQRRMGIRDSADLAWSDWQGSAAFDRLDDEDSWGEKWARAYVEFAAGEKRAWLKDKGMGWLALVGWAERGDGRADGHGNSVPRFHITWGTGTGVVKPFVDAALQAAEAGRLTFYHRHRVTGLVTDGGVVTGVRGDVLASDEAPRGAPSSREVAREFELTAQAVIVTSGGIGGNHDMVREWWPERLGTAPKQMMTGVPAYVDGAMIAVSEAAGARTVNRDRMWHYTEGIANYAPVWPQHAIRILPGPSAMWFDALGRRLPMPCWPGFDTLSTLRHLRTTPDLQQHDHSWFIVTKKIIAKEFGLSGSEQNPDITDRDLRALASRVTSAPPAPVQAFIDKGPDFVVAEGLRELVGKMNRLTDEPLLEHDLIERQLIARDREVANKYAKDAQITAIHGARRYRGDRIARVAAPHRILDPGAGPLIGVKLHILTRKSLGGIQTDLSSRALNGRGEPVPGLYAAGEAAGFGGGGVHGYNSLEGTFLGGCIFSGRAAGRAAAAAVQ from the coding sequence ATGGACGCTGACGTGATCGTTGTGGGTGCCGGACTGGCCGGTTTGGTGGCCGCCGGTGAGCTGGTCGCCGCCGGCAAACGGGTGGCTGTGGTGGAGCAGGAGAATGCTGCGAACCTCGGCGGTCAGGCGTGGTGGTCATTCGGCGGTCTCTTCCTGGTCGACACCCCCGAGCAGCGCCGGATGGGCATCCGCGACTCCGCCGACCTCGCATGGTCGGACTGGCAGGGCAGCGCGGCTTTCGATCGCCTCGACGACGAGGACTCCTGGGGCGAAAAATGGGCGCGGGCCTACGTGGAATTCGCCGCTGGTGAGAAGCGTGCCTGGCTGAAGGACAAGGGAATGGGCTGGCTCGCCCTCGTGGGATGGGCCGAGCGCGGAGACGGTCGCGCCGACGGGCACGGCAACTCGGTGCCGCGTTTCCATATCACCTGGGGCACCGGCACCGGTGTGGTCAAACCGTTCGTCGACGCGGCGCTGCAGGCCGCCGAAGCGGGCCGGTTGACCTTCTACCACCGGCACCGGGTGACCGGCCTGGTGACCGACGGCGGCGTGGTGACGGGCGTACGCGGCGACGTACTGGCATCGGACGAAGCCCCGCGCGGTGCGCCGAGCAGCCGCGAAGTAGCGCGCGAATTCGAACTGACCGCGCAAGCGGTGATCGTCACCAGCGGCGGTATCGGCGGCAATCACGACATGGTGCGCGAATGGTGGCCGGAGCGTCTGGGCACCGCGCCGAAGCAGATGATGACCGGCGTGCCGGCATACGTCGACGGCGCGATGATCGCGGTGAGTGAAGCGGCGGGGGCGCGAACGGTCAACCGGGACCGGATGTGGCACTACACCGAGGGCATCGCCAACTACGCACCCGTGTGGCCGCAGCACGCGATCCGCATCCTGCCCGGCCCGTCGGCCATGTGGTTCGACGCGCTCGGGCGACGGTTGCCGATGCCGTGCTGGCCCGGTTTCGACACACTCTCCACGCTGCGTCACCTGCGCACGACGCCAGATCTGCAGCAGCACGACCACTCGTGGTTCATCGTGACGAAGAAGATCATCGCCAAGGAGTTCGGGCTGTCCGGCTCGGAACAGAACCCCGACATCACCGATCGCGACCTACGTGCGCTCGCTTCCCGGGTGACGTCTGCGCCGCCTGCACCGGTTCAGGCCTTTATCGACAAGGGGCCCGATTTCGTCGTTGCGGAAGGACTGCGTGAGCTGGTCGGCAAGATGAACCGACTCACCGACGAGCCGCTGCTGGAGCACGATCTCATCGAGCGTCAGCTGATCGCGCGCGACCGCGAGGTGGCGAACAAATACGCCAAGGACGCCCAGATCACGGCCATCCACGGGGCGCGTCGCTACAGGGGAGACCGGATCGCCCGCGTCGCGGCGCCGCACCGCATCCTGGACCCCGGCGCCGGTCCGCTGATCGGTGTCAAACTACACATCCTCACCCGTAAATCGCTCGGCGGGATCCAGACCGACCTGTCTTCGCGCGCCCTGAACGGCCGCGGCGAGCCGGTGCCGGGGTTGTACGCAGCGGGGGAGGCGGCCGGATTCGGCGGCGGCGGTGTGCATGGATACAACTCTCTGGAAGGAACCTTTCTCGGCGGCTGCATCTTCTCCGGACGGGCGGCCGGGCGGGCGGCAGCGGCGGCGGTGCAGTGA
- a CDS encoding AI-2E family transporter, translating to MAKRPIDDVSFGVQVAAWWSVCILLILAAVAAIGALLLQVYLVTVTVTIAILLCALLEPAVSLLRRTGLPRAIAALLVFVLGIAAISFLTWYAVSQIADAKDVLIGQVQDAANTIRNWLVTGPLKVAPLQADKYTTNLGNTLAFNQANIVSGVAAQASSAIGILSGTVLCLFATLFMLLDNGSMWRWVVRLAPTHTRDHVATVGVAAWSTLTAYMRSLVLLAGINALAMVPVLWLAGMPLVAALTVLIFLGSLVPLIGVILAGIIVCLIALVTKGALTAIVVAVLLVLIVQLFGNLLNPIILGKAVDLHPLAILVTVTAGTLIAGAFGAFVAVPLVAVLSNGIKAIRLSRLPEELEG from the coding sequence GTGGCTAAACGCCCGATCGACGACGTCAGTTTCGGGGTGCAGGTCGCGGCATGGTGGTCGGTCTGCATCCTGCTGATCCTCGCCGCTGTTGCGGCCATCGGCGCCTTGCTGCTGCAGGTCTACCTCGTCACGGTCACCGTGACGATCGCGATCCTGCTCTGTGCCCTACTCGAACCGGCGGTCTCCCTGCTACGGCGTACCGGACTACCGCGTGCGATCGCCGCACTTCTGGTGTTCGTGCTGGGGATCGCTGCGATTTCCTTTCTGACCTGGTACGCGGTATCCCAGATCGCGGACGCCAAGGATGTGCTGATCGGGCAGGTACAGGACGCCGCCAACACCATTCGAAACTGGTTGGTCACGGGCCCGCTCAAAGTGGCGCCGCTGCAAGCCGACAAGTACACGACGAACCTTGGCAACACCCTTGCCTTCAACCAGGCGAACATCGTGTCCGGGGTTGCGGCTCAGGCCAGTAGCGCGATCGGCATCCTTTCCGGAACGGTGCTGTGCCTGTTCGCGACCCTCTTCATGCTGCTGGACAACGGCTCGATGTGGCGCTGGGTCGTGCGGCTCGCGCCGACCCACACCAGGGACCATGTCGCGACCGTCGGGGTCGCCGCCTGGAGCACGCTGACGGCCTACATGCGCAGCCTGGTGCTGCTGGCCGGCATCAACGCGCTGGCCATGGTGCCCGTGCTGTGGTTGGCCGGGATGCCGCTGGTCGCAGCGCTGACCGTGCTGATCTTCCTCGGCTCGCTGGTGCCCCTGATCGGGGTCATCCTGGCCGGGATCATCGTCTGCCTGATCGCGCTGGTCACGAAGGGGGCGCTCACCGCCATCGTCGTTGCCGTGCTGCTGGTGCTGATCGTGCAACTGTTCGGCAACCTCCTGAACCCGATCATCCTGGGCAAGGCCGTAGACCTGCATCCGCTGGCGATCCTGGTCACGGTCACCGCGGGCACGTTGATCGCAGGTGCGTTCGGTGCGTTCGTCGCAGTACCTCTGGTCGCAGTACTCAGCAACGGCATCAAAGCGATCCGACTCAGCCGGCTGCCCGAAGAGCTGGAAGGCTAG
- a CDS encoding NUDIX domain-containing protein, whose amino-acid sequence MSHAHPGPLRRLALRVYRVVPAGPSHLVTRVVKPSYTVGAIALIEWDGRVLALRQTHRIGLSLPGGLVDRGEQPQQAVAREVLEETGLRVTSGDIFATTFDPQLRVVDVIFRVRCDREPQVRVASEATGFEWIDPTKWPPGQADESTQRILDGIVAAHAEPETGALLS is encoded by the coding sequence ATGTCGCACGCTCATCCCGGGCCTCTGAGACGTCTCGCCCTGCGGGTCTACCGGGTCGTGCCAGCAGGTCCGAGCCATCTGGTCACGCGGGTGGTCAAACCGTCGTACACGGTGGGCGCGATAGCGCTGATCGAGTGGGACGGGCGGGTGCTCGCACTGCGCCAGACCCACCGCATCGGGCTCTCTCTGCCGGGGGGCCTCGTCGACCGCGGCGAGCAGCCGCAGCAGGCGGTGGCCCGCGAGGTCCTCGAGGAGACCGGCCTCCGGGTCACCTCAGGAGACATCTTCGCGACGACCTTCGACCCGCAGTTGCGGGTGGTCGACGTGATCTTCCGGGTGCGATGTGACCGGGAACCACAGGTGCGGGTCGCGAGCGAGGCAACGGGTTTCGAGTGGATCGACCCCACGAAGTGGCCCCCCGGGCAGGCCGACGAGTCGACGCAACGCATCCTGGACGGAATCGTGGCGGCACACGCGGAGCCAGAAACCGGCGCCCTGCTGAGTTGA
- a CDS encoding NAD(P)H-quinone oxidoreductase, with the protein MQAITLPEFGDEDAMTLADVPDPTPGDGEVLLRVAAAGVNRADLMQRMGKYPPPPGASELLGLEVSGTITALGAGAHGWQVGDEVCALLTGGGYAEQVVVPVTQLLPVPDGVSLVDAAALPEVACTVWSNVFMVGGLQKAETLLVHGGSSGIGTMAIQLGHALGARVATTAGSQGKLDRCRELGADILINYREQDFVEALATATDGHGADVILDGIGGKYLPGNVKSLARHGRLVTIGMLGGVTGELNLGLLLSKCGSVTATGLRSRDLADKAAIVAAVRENVWPLIEAGRVAPIVHARLPLAQAADAHRILNESSHIGKVLLTP; encoded by the coding sequence ATGCAGGCAATCACCCTTCCCGAGTTCGGCGACGAAGATGCAATGACCCTGGCCGACGTGCCGGACCCCACTCCCGGGGACGGTGAGGTGCTGTTGCGAGTCGCGGCCGCAGGCGTCAATCGCGCGGATCTCATGCAGCGGATGGGCAAGTATCCGCCACCGCCCGGGGCATCCGAGCTGCTCGGTCTCGAGGTCAGTGGCACGATCACCGCGCTCGGCGCGGGGGCCCACGGCTGGCAGGTCGGCGACGAGGTATGCGCGCTGCTGACCGGCGGGGGGTATGCCGAGCAGGTCGTCGTGCCAGTCACGCAACTGCTACCCGTTCCCGACGGTGTCAGTCTGGTCGATGCTGCCGCGCTGCCGGAGGTTGCCTGCACCGTATGGTCCAACGTCTTCATGGTGGGTGGCCTGCAGAAGGCCGAAACCCTCCTGGTGCATGGCGGCTCGAGCGGCATCGGCACGATGGCGATCCAGTTGGGCCATGCCCTCGGGGCGCGCGTCGCGACGACTGCCGGTTCGCAGGGCAAGTTGGACCGTTGCCGCGAGCTCGGTGCCGACATCCTCATCAACTATCGCGAGCAGGATTTCGTCGAGGCGCTGGCCACGGCCACCGATGGACATGGCGCTGACGTCATCCTCGACGGCATCGGTGGCAAATACCTTCCAGGCAACGTGAAATCGCTCGCCCGTCATGGTCGCCTCGTGACGATCGGGATGCTCGGTGGGGTCACTGGAGAGCTGAATCTGGGACTGTTGCTGAGCAAATGCGGATCGGTCACCGCGACTGGGCTGCGATCGCGTGATCTTGCCGACAAGGCAGCCATCGTGGCGGCCGTCCGGGAAAACGTATGGCCGCTCATCGAGGCGGGCAGGGTGGCGCCGATCGTGCATGCGCGGCTACCGCTGGCGCAGGCCGCCGATGCCCACCGGATCCTGAACGAATCGAGTCACATCGGCAAGGTGCTGCTGACCCCCTGA
- a CDS encoding nucleotidyltransferase family protein — MPATAIVLTGGRSSRFGSDKTRALIDGRPLLDHVLDSLPASWPIVAVGPARRTSREVVWVREEPMHGGPLAGLAAGLALVETRSFVLLGADMPHMSDMPLILAGRLDDEPDEVDAIAARTPDGRLQPLLLAARTEPGRRALPTDPAGASLMSWLTNLRYEPHDVSGQQAHDIDTTADLP, encoded by the coding sequence ATGCCGGCCACCGCGATTGTGCTCACCGGGGGCCGCTCGTCACGGTTCGGGTCCGACAAGACGCGAGCGCTCATCGACGGTCGCCCACTGTTGGATCACGTGCTCGATTCGCTCCCGGCCAGCTGGCCGATCGTGGCAGTCGGACCCGCCCGTCGAACATCCCGGGAGGTCGTCTGGGTGCGCGAGGAGCCGATGCACGGCGGGCCGCTTGCGGGCCTCGCCGCCGGGTTGGCGCTGGTCGAGACCCGCTCATTCGTCCTGCTCGGGGCCGATATGCCGCATATGTCCGACATGCCGCTCATTCTTGCCGGCCGCCTCGACGACGAACCGGACGAGGTCGACGCCATCGCCGCGCGTACCCCGGACGGCCGCCTACAACCCCTGCTGCTGGCCGCCCGCACCGAACCAGGACGTCGCGCGCTGCCGACCGACCCGGCTGGGGCCTCATTGATGAGTTGGCTGACGAACCTGCGGTACGAACCACACGACGTCAGCGGGCAGCAGGCCCACGACATCGACACGACAGCCGACCTCCCGTGA
- a CDS encoding DUF427 domain-containing protein → MRVGDVVVADTRDALVLREASYPAAYYLPAAAVDAGVLRSSDTTTYCPYKGDATYRSLQIGVAAPLQDAAWVYEDPNDAVISIRGHLAFYPDKVSITLED, encoded by the coding sequence GTGCGAGTCGGTGATGTCGTGGTCGCCGATACGCGCGACGCTCTGGTGTTGCGCGAGGCGTCGTACCCGGCCGCCTACTACCTACCCGCGGCGGCCGTCGATGCTGGCGTGCTGCGTTCGAGCGACACCACGACCTACTGCCCGTACAAGGGTGACGCCACCTACCGAAGTCTGCAGATCGGCGTTGCTGCTCCTCTGCAGGACGCTGCCTGGGTCTACGAGGACCCGAACGATGCGGTCATCTCGATCCGAGGCCACCTGGCGTTCTATCCGGACAAGGTGTCGATCACCCTCGAGGACTGA
- a CDS encoding IclR family transcriptional regulator, translating into MATDNAPAAGHVLAILQAMARHAEPVSAATIGREVGIPRSSTYHLLATLRDRGFVTHLSERKRWGLGVSAFELGSAYNRQAPLQRIARTALIRLVDATTHNAHLVVLHGRDVLYVIEERAPRRPSLVTDVGVRLPAGLTASGLAMLAALPASQLRALYPDRAAFVQRDGRGPASLTALRSELAQVRQRGYAREKDSVTAGFASVAAAVLDHNGHPEAGIAVTYPHCETDPTTVQNIIDRTRTAATELSHRLGHRPTL; encoded by the coding sequence ATGGCAACCGACAACGCACCCGCTGCAGGTCATGTGCTCGCCATCCTTCAAGCGATGGCACGGCACGCCGAACCGGTGTCAGCAGCAACAATCGGGCGCGAGGTCGGCATCCCGCGATCAAGCACCTATCACCTGCTCGCCACTCTGCGCGATCGCGGTTTCGTAACCCACCTGAGTGAGCGGAAGCGCTGGGGCCTGGGCGTTTCCGCGTTCGAGTTGGGGTCGGCGTACAACCGCCAGGCGCCCTTGCAGCGGATCGCCCGCACCGCCTTGATCCGGTTGGTCGACGCCACCACGCACAACGCACACCTGGTCGTGTTGCACGGTCGCGACGTGCTCTACGTCATCGAGGAACGCGCGCCGCGCCGCCCGTCGCTGGTCACCGACGTCGGGGTGCGGCTGCCAGCCGGACTCACTGCCTCGGGTCTTGCAATGCTCGCGGCCCTGCCGGCCAGTCAGCTTCGGGCGTTGTACCCCGACCGCGCAGCATTCGTGCAACGCGACGGCCGCGGTCCGGCCTCACTCACGGCCCTGCGTTCCGAGCTCGCGCAGGTCCGTCAGCGCGGTTACGCCCGCGAAAAAGATTCGGTGACTGCTGGTTTCGCCTCCGTGGCCGCCGCAGTCCTGGACCACAACGGCCATCCGGAAGCAGGAATAGCCGTGACGTACCCGCACTGCGAAACCGACCCCACGACTGTGCAGAACATCATCGACCGCACGAGGACTGCCGCGACAGAGCTCTCCCACCGCCTGGGCCACCGCCCCACGTTGTGA
- the hutH gene encoding histidine ammonia-lyase: MVSNQSEHAHVAVGIGPLTIEQVVQVARGGAPIVISDASLAEVRRSREIIEHLAGDVIPHYGISTGFGALATKHIPTEQRKQLQRSLIRSHAAGSGPEVEREVVRATMLLRISTLATGRTGIREETLAAYVGMLNAGITPVVHEYGSLGCSGDLAPLAHCALALMGEGPVRDASGVERSAAEALHEAGLHPVELAEKEGLALINGTDGMLGMLCMAIVDLRHLLTTADISAAMSVEGLLGTDDVFAADLHALRPHTGQALSAANMRTMLADSAIRESHRDPAACTRVQDAYSLRCAPQVAGAARDTLAHAELIASRELCAAVDNPVVTLDGRVESNGNFHGAPVAYVLDFLAIVAADVASMSERRTDRFLDPARNAGLHAFLADDPGVDSGYMIAQYTQAAIVSELKRLAAPASVDSIPSSAMQEDHVSMGWSGGRKLRRSVDGLTRVLAIEVLTAARGIALRGPLEPAPGTAAVARALPGPGPDRFLAPDIEVAVQLVASGDIVALAESAVGRLA; the protein is encoded by the coding sequence TTGGTGAGTAATCAGAGTGAGCACGCGCACGTGGCCGTCGGTATCGGGCCGTTGACGATCGAACAGGTCGTGCAGGTGGCGCGCGGCGGTGCGCCCATCGTCATCAGCGACGCGTCACTGGCGGAGGTGCGCCGCAGTCGGGAGATCATCGAGCATCTCGCGGGTGACGTCATCCCGCACTACGGCATCTCCACCGGCTTCGGTGCACTGGCCACCAAGCACATCCCGACAGAGCAACGAAAGCAATTGCAGCGCAGTCTGATCCGCTCGCATGCCGCGGGCTCCGGCCCAGAGGTGGAACGTGAGGTCGTTCGGGCGACGATGCTGCTGCGCATCTCGACCCTGGCGACCGGGCGCACCGGCATCCGCGAGGAAACACTCGCCGCGTATGTCGGGATGCTGAACGCCGGGATCACCCCGGTCGTGCATGAATACGGCTCGCTGGGGTGCTCCGGTGACCTGGCGCCGCTGGCGCACTGCGCCCTCGCATTGATGGGGGAGGGTCCGGTGCGCGACGCGTCCGGCGTCGAACGGTCGGCCGCCGAGGCGCTGCACGAGGCCGGACTGCATCCGGTCGAATTGGCCGAGAAGGAGGGTCTGGCCCTCATCAACGGCACCGACGGCATGCTCGGGATGCTGTGTATGGCGATCGTCGACCTTCGCCACCTGCTCACCACCGCCGACATCAGCGCTGCGATGAGCGTGGAGGGACTACTGGGCACGGACGACGTATTCGCCGCCGACCTGCACGCGCTGCGACCACACACCGGGCAGGCGCTGAGCGCCGCGAATATGCGGACCATGTTGGCTGATAGCGCTATCCGCGAGAGTCATCGTGATCCAGCCGCGTGCACCCGGGTGCAGGACGCCTACTCGCTGCGGTGCGCACCGCAGGTCGCCGGAGCCGCCCGCGACACCCTCGCCCACGCCGAGCTGATCGCGTCCCGTGAGTTGTGCGCAGCGGTCGACAATCCGGTCGTCACCCTTGATGGACGGGTGGAGTCGAACGGCAACTTCCACGGAGCGCCGGTCGCGTACGTGCTGGACTTCCTCGCGATCGTGGCCGCCGACGTGGCCTCGATGAGCGAGCGGCGTACCGACCGGTTCCTGGACCCCGCGCGTAACGCCGGCCTGCATGCGTTCCTGGCCGACGACCCCGGTGTCGACTCCGGGTACATGATCGCTCAGTACACCCAGGCGGCAATCGTCTCCGAGCTCAAGCGGCTCGCCGCACCGGCCAGTGTCGACTCGATCCCGTCCAGCGCCATGCAGGAGGACCACGTCTCGATGGGTTGGTCCGGCGGTCGCAAGCTGCGCCGCTCGGTCGACGGGCTGACACGGGTGCTGGCGATCGAAGTACTTACTGCCGCAAGGGGAATCGCCCTACGAGGTCCTCTTGAACCGGCACCCGGCACGGCGGCTGTCGCCCGCGCGTTACCCGGGCCCGGGCCGGACCGCTTTCTCGCTCCCGACATCGAGGTTGCCGTCCAGTTGGTCGCCAGTGGCGACATCGTCGCACTCGCTGAGAGTGCCGTCGGGCGGTTGGCCTGA
- the hutU gene encoding urocanate hydratase — protein MEGARPVRAPRGTTLTAQSWQTEAPMRMLMNNLDPEVAERPDDLVVYGGTGRAARDWRSFDAMVRTLQTLRQDETMLVQSGRPVGVMQTHEWAPRVLIANSNLVGDWANWPEFRRLEHLGLTMYGQMTAGSWIYIGTQGIVQGTYETFAAIAEKRFGGTLSGTLTLTGGCGGMGGAQPLAVTLNDGVCLIVDVDETRLRRRMNDRYLDEVATDLDDAVKKAMDAKRARRAYSVGVVGNAAVIFPELLRRGVEIDIVTDQTSAHDPLSYLPDDIDLGDWHEYAEKKPDDFTNRARASMARQVKAMVEFQDAGAEVFDYGNSIRDEARHGGYDRAFEFPGFVPAYIRPLFCEGRGPFRWVALSGDPKDIYATDKAVMDLFPDNDRLQKWMRGAKDKIAFQGLPARICWLGYGERDKAGLAINDLVASGEVSAPIVIGRDHLDCGSVASPYRETESMLDGSDAIADWPLLNAMINCSSGATWVSIHHGGGVGIGRSQHAGQVTVADGTALAAEKLRRVLTNDPGMGVIRHVDAGYERAEQVAAERNVRVPMREG, from the coding sequence ATGGAAGGCGCTCGACCGGTTCGCGCACCGCGTGGCACGACCCTGACCGCACAGTCCTGGCAGACCGAAGCTCCGATGCGGATGCTGATGAACAACCTCGATCCCGAGGTCGCTGAGCGCCCCGACGACCTGGTCGTCTACGGCGGCACCGGCCGCGCAGCACGCGACTGGCGCTCCTTCGACGCGATGGTCCGCACGCTGCAGACACTGCGGCAGGACGAGACGATGCTGGTGCAGTCCGGTCGTCCGGTGGGTGTCATGCAGACCCACGAGTGGGCGCCGCGGGTGCTGATCGCCAACTCCAACCTTGTCGGTGACTGGGCGAACTGGCCGGAGTTCCGGCGGCTGGAGCACCTCGGCCTGACGATGTACGGGCAGATGACCGCCGGTTCCTGGATCTACATCGGCACCCAGGGGATCGTGCAGGGTACCTACGAGACGTTCGCGGCGATTGCCGAGAAGCGCTTCGGTGGCACCCTCTCGGGCACCCTCACCCTGACCGGGGGCTGTGGCGGGATGGGCGGGGCCCAACCGCTTGCGGTCACCCTGAACGACGGCGTCTGTCTCATCGTGGATGTCGACGAGACCCGGCTGCGCCGCCGGATGAACGACCGGTATCTCGATGAGGTCGCGACCGATCTGGACGACGCCGTCAAGAAGGCGATGGACGCCAAGCGAGCGCGCCGTGCGTACTCCGTCGGCGTTGTCGGAAACGCGGCGGTGATCTTCCCGGAGTTGCTGCGTCGCGGCGTCGAGATCGACATCGTCACCGACCAGACCAGCGCCCACGATCCGTTGTCCTACCTGCCCGACGACATAGACCTCGGCGACTGGCACGAGTACGCCGAGAAGAAGCCGGACGACTTCACCAACCGGGCTCGCGCGTCGATGGCCCGGCAGGTCAAGGCCATGGTGGAGTTCCAGGATGCCGGAGCAGAGGTCTTCGACTACGGAAACTCCATCCGTGACGAGGCCCGACACGGGGGATACGACCGGGCATTCGAGTTCCCGGGCTTCGTCCCCGCGTACATCCGACCGCTGTTCTGCGAGGGCAGGGGCCCGTTCCGCTGGGTAGCACTCTCGGGTGACCCGAAGGACATCTACGCCACGGACAAGGCCGTGATGGATCTCTTCCCGGACAACGACCGGTTGCAGAAGTGGATGCGCGGCGCCAAGGACAAGATTGCCTTCCAAGGACTGCCCGCCCGCATCTGCTGGCTGGGGTACGGCGAACGCGACAAGGCCGGCCTGGCGATCAACGACCTTGTCGCGAGCGGCGAGGTGTCGGCGCCGATCGTTATCGGTCGCGACCACCTGGACTGTGGCTCGGTCGCCTCGCCCTACCGCGAGACGGAATCGATGTTGGACGGGTCGGACGCCATCGCGGACTGGCCGTTGCTGAACGCGATGATCAACTGCTCCTCCGGTGCGACCTGGGTGTCGATCCACCACGGTGGCGGCGTCGGTATCGGCCGCTCGCAGCACGCGGGGCAGGTCACGGTCGCCGACGGCACCGCGCTGGCCGCTGAGAAACTGCGCCGCGTGCTGACCAACGACCCCGGTATGGGCGTCATCCGGCACGTCGACGCGGGGTACGAGCGGGCCGAGCAGGTCGCCGCCGAGCGGAATGTCCGCGTGCCGATGCGCGAGGGCTGA